One region of Halomonas huangheensis genomic DNA includes:
- the yghU gene encoding glutathione-dependent disulfide-bond oxidoreductase: protein MSNDTYQPPRVWTWEGASGGQFASINRPVAGATHERELPVGQHPLQLYSLGTPNGVKVTIMLEELLALGHKGAEYDAWLIRIGDGDQFGSGFVDINPNSKIPALSDHSGDKPLRIFESGSILFYLAEKFGAFLPRDVSARTEVMNWLFWQMGSAPFVGGGFGHFYAYAPEKYEYPINRYTMETKRQLDVLDRQLAEREFIAGDEYSIADMAIFPWYGGLVINNQYDAAEFLSAHEYTNVRRWAEALAARPAVQRGRMVNRTSGELSEQLHERHDAADFKTRTQDKLT from the coding sequence ATGAGCAATGACACCTATCAGCCACCTCGTGTATGGACATGGGAGGGTGCCAGTGGCGGTCAGTTTGCCAGCATCAATCGTCCAGTCGCTGGAGCGACGCATGAGCGTGAACTACCGGTAGGCCAGCATCCACTGCAACTCTACTCGCTGGGTACGCCCAATGGCGTCAAGGTGACCATCATGCTCGAGGAGCTGTTGGCGCTTGGTCACAAGGGGGCCGAGTACGATGCCTGGTTGATTCGTATCGGTGATGGCGACCAGTTCGGCAGTGGGTTTGTGGACATCAACCCCAACTCCAAGATTCCTGCGCTGTCCGATCATAGTGGCGATAAACCACTGCGGATTTTCGAGTCCGGCTCGATTCTGTTCTACCTCGCCGAGAAGTTCGGGGCCTTCCTGCCCAGGGACGTGAGTGCGCGCACAGAGGTGATGAACTGGCTGTTCTGGCAGATGGGCTCGGCGCCATTCGTTGGCGGTGGCTTTGGGCATTTCTATGCCTATGCCCCGGAGAAGTATGAGTATCCGATCAATCGTTACACGATGGAGACCAAACGGCAGTTGGATGTGCTCGACCGTCAGTTGGCCGAGCGCGAATTTATCGCGGGCGATGAGTACAGCATTGCCGATATGGCGATCTTCCCCTGGTATGGCGGTCTGGTAATCAATAACCAGTACGATGCTGCCGAGTTTCTGTCCGCGCATGAGTACACCAACGTCAGGCGTTGGGCCGAGGCCCTGGCCGCACGTCCGGCGGTGCAGCGGGGGAGGATGGTCAACCGCACCTCTGGTGAGTTGTCCGAGCAATTGCATGAACGTCATGATGCCGCTGATTTCAAGACGCGCACGCAGGACAAGCTGACTTGA
- a CDS encoding alkene reductase: MTEQLDPLFTPLKIGGLELPNRILMSPLTRSRSAQPGDVPQAMNVEYYRQRAGAGLIISEATQISPQGKGYAFTPGIHSPEQIAGWRAVTEAVHEAGGRIQLQMWHVGRISHPALQPNGELPVAPSAIKPEGAQTFVSKDSGMLEIPTPRALESDEIPGIIEQYRQAAINAREAGFDGVQIHAANGYLLDQFIKSGSNVRSDAYGGSLENRLRLPLEVVQAVVDIWGPERVGVRISPTGSFNAMYDDHPQETFAALAAELDDIGIGYLEVVEDSFQGNHANGRPEEIIDAIRAAFSAVYVANGRYDAEEARTRIRAGKADLVSFGRPFIANPDLPQRLRQGAALNEPQPSTFYGGDEHGYTDYPALAEQQS, encoded by the coding sequence ATGACGGAACAACTGGATCCGCTATTTACCCCTTTGAAGATCGGTGGCCTGGAACTGCCCAATCGTATCCTGATGTCACCGCTGACCCGTTCGAGGTCAGCGCAGCCAGGCGACGTTCCTCAGGCCATGAACGTCGAGTACTACCGGCAGCGTGCAGGGGCTGGACTGATCATCAGTGAGGCAACCCAGATTTCGCCTCAGGGCAAGGGATATGCTTTTACGCCGGGCATTCATAGTCCTGAGCAGATTGCCGGATGGCGTGCGGTTACCGAGGCGGTACATGAGGCCGGCGGCCGAATTCAACTGCAGATGTGGCATGTCGGTCGGATCTCCCACCCAGCCCTGCAACCGAATGGGGAACTTCCTGTAGCGCCTTCGGCCATCAAACCGGAAGGTGCCCAGACCTTTGTCAGCAAGGACTCAGGCATGCTGGAAATTCCCACTCCCAGAGCGCTGGAGAGCGACGAGATCCCCGGCATCATCGAACAGTATCGGCAGGCGGCGATCAATGCGCGTGAGGCCGGCTTCGATGGTGTTCAGATACATGCCGCCAATGGCTATCTACTGGACCAGTTCATCAAGTCCGGCAGTAATGTGCGTAGTGACGCCTACGGCGGCAGCCTCGAGAACCGTTTGCGCCTGCCATTGGAAGTCGTGCAGGCTGTCGTGGATATCTGGGGCCCAGAGCGAGTTGGTGTGCGCATCAGCCCCACCGGCAGTTTCAATGCCATGTACGATGACCATCCGCAGGAGACTTTTGCAGCCCTCGCGGCGGAACTGGATGATATCGGCATCGGCTATCTCGAAGTCGTCGAAGACTCCTTCCAGGGCAATCATGCCAATGGTCGACCGGAAGAGATTATCGACGCCATTCGAGCAGCGTTCTCGGCAGTGTATGTTGCCAACGGGCGCTATGACGCCGAGGAAGCTCGAACGCGGATTCGTGCGGGCAAGGCCGACCTGGTAAGTTTCGGTCGCCCGTTCATTGCCAATCCTGACCTACCACAGCGGTTGCGCCAGGGCGCCGCGCTCAACGAACCGCAGCCATCTACCTTCTATGGTGGCGACGAGCACGGCTACACGGATTACCCTGCTCTTGCAGAGCAGCAGTCATAA
- a CDS encoding TetR/AcrR family transcriptional regulator — translation MTHTSPTRDLLIQVGKTIISEQGYNATGINAVLKDAGVPKGSFYHYFASKEAFGLAVIEAFAEESDQQMSAMLKDPSRPAVERLCAWLNTSRTDMQRCDHSRGCLIGNLGQEMSSRSDALRDALARIFQRWEGYLADCLKDGQAEGSIRHDLDAEALAAFAMAGWQGALLRAKTVKDCRPMYEFEQTLMACLKPS, via the coding sequence ATGACTCATACCTCTCCAACGCGTGACCTGTTGATTCAGGTCGGCAAGACCATCATCTCCGAGCAGGGCTACAACGCGACGGGCATCAATGCGGTGCTCAAGGATGCGGGGGTGCCCAAAGGCTCGTTCTATCACTACTTCGCCAGCAAGGAAGCCTTTGGCCTGGCGGTCATTGAGGCCTTTGCCGAAGAAAGTGATCAGCAGATGTCCGCCATGCTCAAGGATCCTTCACGGCCAGCTGTGGAGCGGTTGTGTGCCTGGTTGAACACATCGCGTACCGATATGCAGCGTTGTGACCATTCACGCGGTTGTCTGATCGGTAATCTGGGCCAGGAGATGTCTTCGCGCAGTGATGCGCTGCGTGATGCATTGGCTCGGATCTTCCAGCGCTGGGAGGGCTACCTGGCCGATTGTCTCAAGGACGGGCAGGCCGAAGGTAGCATTCGTCACGACCTCGACGCAGAAGCATTGGCAGCCTTTGCCATGGCTGGGTGGCAGGGCGCTCTATTGCGGGCCAAGACAGTCAAGGATTGTCGGCCTATGTACGAGTTTGAACAGACGCTGATGGCTTGTCTCAAACCCTCCTGA
- a CDS encoding DJ-1/PfpI family protein, translating into MARLLLIAGDFVEDYEVMVPFQALQAMGHSVDAVCPDKREGDTVKTAIHDFEGDQTYSEKPGHNFTLNETFADITLADYDGLVIPGGRAPEYLRLDERVLEIVRHFVDGKKPVAAICHGAQLLAAAVRLDGYRVSAYPACAPEVHLAGGEFVDLEVTDAVTSGHYVTAPAWPAHPEWLRQFNQLL; encoded by the coding sequence ATGGCAAGATTACTGTTGATTGCAGGCGACTTCGTAGAAGACTACGAGGTGATGGTGCCGTTCCAGGCACTTCAGGCCATGGGCCACAGCGTAGATGCTGTTTGTCCGGACAAGCGCGAAGGCGATACGGTCAAGACGGCGATTCATGATTTCGAGGGTGATCAGACGTACTCGGAAAAGCCTGGTCACAACTTCACGCTCAATGAGACCTTTGCGGATATCACTCTGGCCGATTATGACGGCCTGGTGATCCCCGGCGGCCGTGCTCCTGAGTACCTGCGTCTTGATGAGCGAGTGCTCGAGATCGTGCGTCACTTTGTCGACGGCAAGAAGCCCGTTGCTGCCATCTGTCACGGTGCTCAGCTGTTGGCTGCCGCAGTGCGCCTTGATGGTTATCGCGTGTCAGCCTATCCCGCTTGTGCCCCCGAAGTTCATCTGGCGGGTGGGGAGTTCGTTGACCTTGAGGTGACCGATGCCGTGACCAGTGGCCACTACGTAACGGCCCCGGCGTGGCCGGCGCACCCCGAGTGGCTGAGGCAGTTCAACCAACTGCTGTAG